Below is a window of Rhodopseudomonas sp. P2A-2r DNA.
TGGCCGCTAGCCCGATGATCGTGATCAGACCCACCGTGAAGTACACGTCGTTCGGCAATCCGCGCAGCGTCGCCGCCAGCACGGCGCCGCAGATGCCGAGCGGCACCGTCATCAGCACCGCCATCGGGATCGTCCAGCTCTCATAGAGCGCGGCGAGCACCAGGAACACCACTAGCGCCGACAGGCCGAGCAGGAACGGCGCCTGCGAGCCCGACAGCTTTTCCTGCAACGACTGGCCGGTCCACTCGAAGCCGAAGCCGCGCGGCAGAAGGCCCGCCAGACGCTCCATCTCGTTGATGGCGTCGCCCGAGGTAAATCCGGGCCGCGCCTCGCCGGAAATGCGCACCGCCGGATAGAAGTTGAAGCCGGTGATCTGGGTCGGGCCCTTCGCCCATTCCACCGTGGCAAAGGAGGAGAACGGCACCAGCTGCCCGCGGCTGTTCTTGACGTTGTAGTTCAGGATGTCGGTGGCGTTCATCCGGTTGGCGGCTTCCGACTGCACCACGACGCGCTGCATGCGGCCGCGGTTCGGGAAGTCGTTGACGTAGTTCGAGCCGAGATTGGTCGAGATCGTCGAGTTGATGTCCTCGAAGGTGACGCCGAAGGCGCCGGCCTTTTCGCGATCGATCATCAGGTTGACCAGAGGCGCCGGCGGCAGGCCTTCGACGAAGACCTTCTGCAGCACCGGGCTGGCATTGGCATCGGCGATCAGCTTGTCGGACGCGGCGTTCAGCGCAACAAAGCCCTTCTGGCCGCGATCCTGCAGGCGGAAGCTGAAGCCCGAAGAGTTACCGAGGTTGTCTATCGGCGGCGGCTGCAGTGCGGAGATCTTGGCATCGCGGATCGACGACAATTCGCGGTTGATGTCGTTGACAAGGGCGGCGGCGGAATCGCCGGGCGGACGCTCGGACCAGTCCTTCAGGGTGATGAAGGCCTGCGCGGTGTTCATGCCCTGGCCGAGAAAGCTGAAGCCGGTGAGAAACACGACGCTTTCAATGCCCGAACGCTTCTTCAGATATTCCTCGACCTTCTCGATCGCCCCTTCGGTGCGGGCGAACGACGAATCGGACGGCGTCTGCACGTCGGTGGTGATGAAGCCCTGGTCGTCGATCGGCAGGAAGCCGCCGGGCATCCGCATGAAGCCCCAGGTGAGACCGACCAGCAGCGCGACATAGACGACGAGCAGTCGCCCGGTGCGCTTCAGCGACCAGCCGACCGTCTTCGAATAGCCGTCGCGGGTGCCGTCGAGCTTGCGGTTGAACCAGCCGAAGAAGCCCTTCCTGGCGTGGCCATGGCCTTCCTTGATCGGCTTCAGGAAGGTGGCGCACAAAGCCGGCGTCAGCGACAGCGCCAGCAACGCGGAGAACGCGATGGAGGCGACCATGGTGACGGAGAATTGCCGGTAGATGATGCCGACCGAGCCCGGGAAGAACGCCATCGGCACGAACACGCCGATCATCACCAGCGTGACGCCGATGATGGCGCTGGAGATCTGGCTCATCGCCTTCTTGGTGGCCTCCTTCGGCGGCAGGCCCTCTTCGCTCATGATGCGCTCGACGTTCTCCACCACGACGATGGCGTCGTCGACGAGAATGCCCACGGCCAGCACCATGCCGAACATGGTGAGCATGTTGATGGAGTAGCCGGCCATCAGCAGCATCGTGCAGGTGCCGAGCAGCGCGATCGGCACCACGATGGTCGGGATCAGCGTGTAGCGGAAGTTCTGCAGGAAGATGAACATCACGATGAAGACCAGCGCGACCGCCTCCAGCAGCGTGTGAACCACCTTCTCGATCGACGCTTCGACCACCGGCGTGACGTTGTAGGGAATGTCGTAGGCGATATTGGCCGGGAAGAAGTTCGACAGCTCCTTCATCTTGGCTTCGATGGCGGCGGCGGTGGCCAGCGCGTTGCCCTTAGGCGACATCAGCACGGAAAGGCCGGCCGTCGGCTTGCCGTCGAGTCGGGTGGTGAACTGATAGCTGAGGCCGCCGACCTCGATCCGCGCGACATCGCGCAGCCGCACCGTGGAACCGTCGGAATTGGCGCGCAGCACGATGGCGCCGAATTCCTCCGGCGTCGTGAGCTGGCCTTTGACGAGCACGAGCGAGGACGTCTTGGTGGTCGCGGTCGACGGCTCGGCGCCCACGCTGCCGGAGGCGACCTGGGCGTTCTGCGCAGCGATCGCCTTGTTGACGTCGTCGGAGGTCAGATTGTAGCCGACCAGCCGGGCCGGATCGACCCAGACGCGCAGCGAGCGCTCGGTGGAATACAGCGAGGCACGGCCGACGCCGGGAATGCGACGGATTTCGCCGAGAATGTTGCGGATCATGAAGTCGCCGAGGCCGACTTCGTCGAGGCTGCCGTCGGTGGAGCGCAGCGTGATGATGTTGAGCACCGCAGCGGAGGCTTCTTCCACCAGAATGCCCTGCTGAATCACCGCGCGCGGCAACCGCGCTTCGACGCGCTTCAGGCGGTTCTGCACTTCCACCGAAGCCTGGCTTGTGTCGGTGCCCGGCACGAAGTTGGCGATGATTTCCACGGCGCCGAGCGAGTCGGACGTCGACTCGAAGTTGAGAATGCCGGCGGCGCCGTTGAGCTCTTCCTCAATCAGACGTGTGACTGAGTTGTAGAGGTTCTCCGGCGACGCGCCAGGATAGCTGGTGGAGATCGAGATCGAAGGCGGCGCGATGATCGGGTACTGCGCAATCGGCAGCTGCGGAATGGCGATGGCCCCGAACAGACAAATGAAAAGCGCTACGACCCAGGCGAAAATCGGCCTGTCGATAAAGAAATTAGCCATGTGTCAGATCTCAGGGTTTCGCTTGGATCGTCTGCTGCTCGCCGGCAGCAGCGTCGTGCGCGGCTTCCGCCACCGGCCACAGCTGCGCATTCACCTTGTCGCCCGGTGCGAATTTCTGGAAGCCTTCGACCACCACGCGCTCGCCACCCTTCAGACCCTCGGTCACGAACCACTGGCCGTCCTGGATCGCGCCCATGCGCACGACCTGCGTCGCGACATGACCATCGTCCTTGACCACGAACACTTCGCTGCCGCCGCCGCCGTTGCGCTGCACCGCCTGCTGCGGCACCGCGATGGAATCGGTGTCGATGCCCTGCTCGATTTGAACGCGGACATACATGCCCGGCAGCAATTCGCGCTTCGGATTGGGGAACTGGCCGCGCAACGTCACCTGGCCAGTGAAGGCATCGACCTTGGCTTCGGAGAACAGCAGTTTGCCGGGCAGCGGATAGACTTGGCCATCGTCGAGCACCAGGCGCACGCGTGCGGCGTCATCGGCGATCTGGTCGAGGTCGCCGCTCTCGAAGGCGCGGCGCAGGGAGTTCATCTCGCTGACCGACTGGGTGAAGTCGGCGTAGATCGGATCGAGCTGCTGAATGGTTGCCAGATTGGTGTTTTCGTTCTGCACCACCAGCGCGCCCTCGCTGACCAGCGCGGCGCCGATGATGCCGCTGATCGGCGCGCGGATGGTGGCGTAGTCGAGGTTGAGCTTGGCGCGCGCGACGTCGGCCTTGCGGCCGGCGATCTCGGCCTCTGCCTGACGCATGGCGCCGATGGCCTTCTCGTTCTCGGCTTCGGAAACAGCCTTCTGACCGGCAAGGGTGGCAATGCGACGCGCGTGCTGCGCGGCAAGATCATAGGCCGCGTCCGCCTTGGCGAGCGCCGCATCGCTGGCCTGCAGCTCGACCTGGAACGGCTTCGGATCGATCCGGTACAGCGGCTCGCCGGCCATCACCACGCTGCCTTGATGGAACATACGTTCCACGACGATGCCGGAGACACGCGGACGGACATCGGCAACCCGGGTCGGGGCGATTCGGCCTGGCAACTCGCGCACCAGCGAACGGGCTTGCGGCTTGACCGAGACGACACTCACTTCAGGCTCGGACGGCTGAGTTGCCGCGACGGCCTGTTTCGGCTCATTGCATCCCGCCAGCAGCGGCGCGAGACCGGCCAGCAACAGCGCCAGGCCTGCGGAGCGTGCGTTGAATGTCGTCATGGTAGCTATCGTTCCTGCTCTGGTGTTCGAAGCGCTCGTCAGCTTGGACATGCATCGACGGAGCCGCCGGACCGATGCCCGTCGCGACTTTTCCGGATATTTCGAACCTGTTGATAAGTGACGATAAATCAGATGCGCTGCAGCGCAATACATTTCGCGGCGGCGCAATGCCACATGCGCTTATCGCGTTGTAACTGCAGCGAGTTCCGTCCCCTCACGCAATTGTGTGGTGGTTGGATTCCGGCCCGCCGCCGCCATCCGGTAATGGCTGACGCCCCATTCGCTGCCGGCGCCGTAACCGAACAGGCCGGCGGTGGCGAGAAGGAACCAGCGCCAGCGTCGCATCCACAGGCCGGTCGCGCGGCCATAGACCGGGCGGAGTATCGCCTCGATGTCGCGGCGGTTGCGGTCGAAGTTGGCCAGCCAGTCGAGCGCCGTGCGCTGGTAGTGCACGCCACTCCAACGCCACTCCTTCTCGACATCGAACAGGTCTTCGTATTGCCGGATCAAATGATGGCTCGGCATCACGCCGCCGGTGAAGAAATGCTGCGCGATCCAGTCCTCCTTGTCGGCGCGATCGAACAGATAGGTGCCGGAGCGATGGGTGAAGATGTGCATGAAGAAACGGCCGTCGGGAGCGAGCCACGAACGCACCCGCGTCATCAGCTCGCGCCAGTTAATCATGTGCTCGAACATCTCGACCGAGACGATGCGGTCGAATTGTTGCGACGGCGCGAAGAAGTTCATGTCGTGGGTGATGACGCGCAGGTTCGTCAGGCCACGCGATGTCGCCTGAGCCTCGATATAGAGGCGCTGCGAGCTGGAGTTGGACACGGCCGTGATCTGCGAGTTGGGAAATTGCCGCGCCATCGACAGCGACAGCGAGCCCCAGCCGCAGCCGAGTTCGAGGATCGACTGGCCATCGGCGAGGTCGGCATGTTCGATGGTCTGCCGCAGCGCCTCTTCCTCGGCCTCCTGCAGCGTCGATTCCGGCTCCTTGTAGAAGCACGACGAGTATTTGCGGTTCGGCCCCAGAACCAGCGCGAAGAACGCCGCCGGGACCTCGTAGTGCTGGGCATTGGCAGCGTCGGTGTGTTCGGCGATGCTGCGCGCCGCCATCTCGCCGGCAAAGGCGGCATCGCTGACGGCGTCCCCGGACGCCAGCCGCGTCGCTGTTCGCGAACAGAGTTGCTGGATGCCGGCCCGGATAAGCGCATCCGGCAGCGGTACCCGCTCCGCGGTGCCGATGATGCGGGATACGACGCTCATCAGGCCGCTCCCTGAACGTCAGACAGTTTTCTCGGCGGCAGCGGGAAGAACGCGCTGGTGCGCGCCTGATAGTCCCGGTAGGCGTCGCCGCGCGATATGATCATCTGATCCTCCAGCGGCGGCACGCCCGTGACATAACGCAGGATCCAGAACATGAACAGCGGCGCCAGCAGCGTCGCGAGGCCCCACGGATAGTCGAACGACAAGGCGATCACGGGATAAGCCAGCCAGCCGAACCATTCAAAG
It encodes the following:
- a CDS encoding efflux RND transporter periplasmic adaptor subunit, whose amino-acid sequence is MTTFNARSAGLALLLAGLAPLLAGCNEPKQAVAATQPSEPEVSVVSVKPQARSLVRELPGRIAPTRVADVRPRVSGIVVERMFHQGSVVMAGEPLYRIDPKPFQVELQASDAALAKADAAYDLAAQHARRIATLAGQKAVSEAENEKAIGAMRQAEAEIAGRKADVARAKLNLDYATIRAPISGIIGAALVSEGALVVQNENTNLATIQQLDPIYADFTQSVSEMNSLRRAFESGDLDQIADDAARVRLVLDDGQVYPLPGKLLFSEAKVDAFTGQVTLRGQFPNPKRELLPGMYVRVQIEQGIDTDSIAVPQQAVQRNGGGGSEVFVVKDDGHVATQVVRMGAIQDGQWFVTEGLKGGERVVVEGFQKFAPGDKVNAQLWPVAEAAHDAAAGEQQTIQAKP
- a CDS encoding SAM-dependent methyltransferase, coding for MSVVSRIIGTAERVPLPDALIRAGIQQLCSRTATRLASGDAVSDAAFAGEMAARSIAEHTDAANAQHYEVPAAFFALVLGPNRKYSSCFYKEPESTLQEAEEEALRQTIEHADLADGQSILELGCGWGSLSLSMARQFPNSQITAVSNSSSQRLYIEAQATSRGLTNLRVITHDMNFFAPSQQFDRIVSVEMFEHMINWRELMTRVRSWLAPDGRFFMHIFTHRSGTYLFDRADKEDWIAQHFFTGGVMPSHHLIRQYEDLFDVEKEWRWSGVHYQRTALDWLANFDRNRRDIEAILRPVYGRATGLWMRRWRWFLLATAGLFGYGAGSEWGVSHYRMAAAGRNPTTTQLREGTELAAVTTR
- a CDS encoding multidrug efflux RND transporter permease subunit; translation: MANFFIDRPIFAWVVALFICLFGAIAIPQLPIAQYPIIAPPSISISTSYPGASPENLYNSVTRLIEEELNGAAGILNFESTSDSLGAVEIIANFVPGTDTSQASVEVQNRLKRVEARLPRAVIQQGILVEEASAAVLNIITLRSTDGSLDEVGLGDFMIRNILGEIRRIPGVGRASLYSTERSLRVWVDPARLVGYNLTSDDVNKAIAAQNAQVASGSVGAEPSTATTKTSSLVLVKGQLTTPEEFGAIVLRANSDGSTVRLRDVARIEVGGLSYQFTTRLDGKPTAGLSVLMSPKGNALATAAAIEAKMKELSNFFPANIAYDIPYNVTPVVEASIEKVVHTLLEAVALVFIVMFIFLQNFRYTLIPTIVVPIALLGTCTMLLMAGYSINMLTMFGMVLAVGILVDDAIVVVENVERIMSEEGLPPKEATKKAMSQISSAIIGVTLVMIGVFVPMAFFPGSVGIIYRQFSVTMVASIAFSALLALSLTPALCATFLKPIKEGHGHARKGFFGWFNRKLDGTRDGYSKTVGWSLKRTGRLLVVYVALLVGLTWGFMRMPGGFLPIDDQGFITTDVQTPSDSSFARTEGAIEKVEEYLKKRSGIESVVFLTGFSFLGQGMNTAQAFITLKDWSERPPGDSAAALVNDINRELSSIRDAKISALQPPPIDNLGNSSGFSFRLQDRGQKGFVALNAASDKLIADANASPVLQKVFVEGLPPAPLVNLMIDREKAGAFGVTFEDINSTISTNLGSNYVNDFPNRGRMQRVVVQSEAANRMNATDILNYNVKNSRGQLVPFSSFATVEWAKGPTQITGFNFYPAVRISGEARPGFTSGDAINEMERLAGLLPRGFGFEWTGQSLQEKLSGSQAPFLLGLSALVVFLVLAALYESWTIPMAVLMTVPLGICGAVLAATLRGLPNDVYFTVGLITIIGLAAKNAILIIEFAKDLRAGGKSLIDATMEACYLRFRPIVMTGLAFICGVLPMVVANGAGAQSQQALGTSVTGGMIAVVVLALLMVPVFFVAVQRLFNPDKETKTDEVKSEQPAGQATAAHP